TTACTTCAGTTGCTAGTTCTGCTCTACTTCCTATCCCAAAATAGCTTGTTTCATTTAAAATATATCTTGCCATATTTTCCCTCCAAAATTCTATTTATTATACTCCCTGTATTTATAGTATAATACAAAAATGTCATCTTGTGTACAAAAAAGCAAGAATATAAAGAAATAATTTATTTAATCTTATTTAATATACAAATAAGATGCTGGACCTATAGGTAGTTCTAAGAAATACCATACTACCATCATAAACACCATTGTAAACAGTATTGTCATAGAATATGGTAATGTTAAAGAGAATATTGTTCCAAATCCTGCTTCACTTTCACCTGGTTTTTTACCTCTTTCCAAATCATATTGAGCCATTAATCCTAATATTACTGGTATTGCATGTTGAGCAGGTGAAATTATATTAGTCGCTGAATCCCCTATTCTAAATGCTAATTGTGCAAAAGCAGGTGAAATATTTAATAGAGTAAACATAGGAACTATCATTGGTGATAATAATATCCATTTTGTTGATCCTGATGTCATAAATGGATTAATTAATGTTGTTATAAATACAACCATTAAAAGTAAAGGTAATGGTCCTACATTTGCACTTTTTAATATAAACGAACCTTTTATTGCTAAAATCTTAAAGATGTTACTTCTATTTAAAAGGTGTAAAAATAGTGCTGAAGTAAGAGTTGTTACTAATAATGGTACTGCCTTTGAAACACCTGATTGTAAACATTGAGGTAGATCTTTTAAAGATTTAATTTTTCCTATTCCTATTCCAAATCCTATTCCTATTGAACAAAATAGGAAGAATAATATAGGAACTATTGCTGATAATAGTGGAGATTTTGGTAAAAATTCTCCAGCTTCATTTCTAAAGAATGCTCCTTGTGGTAAACATAAAACAAGCATTACAGCAATAAATATTAATAATCCATAAAATGAGTATCTTAACCCTCTGTGTTCTTCAGGTTTTAATTTATACTCTTCTAATAGATTGGCATCATTACTTATAACTTTTTCATCTGGCATAAGTTTTACTATAAATTTTTCAGTTACAAAAGTTAATGAAATTGTTAAAAATACTGTTGATGCTGCCATAAAATAATAGTTACATAATGGGCTTATAGACATATCTACTCCCATTCCTTCCATAGCTTGTTCTGTAATTCCTGCTAATAATGCATCAGTTCCTGCAACAAATATATTAGCTGTAAATCCTCCACTACAAGCAGCAAATCCCAATATTATTCCAAGCTTTGGATTTCTTCCTAAAGATGCAAATAACACTCCCCCTATTGTCAATGATAAAATTGTTCCAGCATCAGACATAACACTAGCATTGACACCAACAAATACTAAAGCTGCTGTTATTAAGCTTTTTGGAGCATTTAGAAGATATCTTCTCATCAATGCATTAAAAAATCCTGTTGATTCTAAGAATCCTATTGCCATCATCATTATCAAAACTATTTTTAATGCTGGAAATGTAACATAAATATCAGGAAGGTTTATTAATGCTTCTCTCATTTCAGAAAAAGTCAGCAGATTAACTACTTGTACTAAAACTGTTTTTGCTCCTTCTCCTGCTTTTCCTTCAACTAAATATGAGGCCTCAAAACCTACTTTTGATAAAATATAAGATACTACTAAGGTAATTAATATAAAATATCCAAATAAAATAAATGGATGTGGCAGTTTATTTCCCACTCTTTCAACTACTTTTATAAATTTCATAATTGAATTATTTTTTTTGACTTCCTCCATTTTTCCCCTCCGTTTTAATATAGTTTAAAAGTTTTTTCTATATTATATAATACATTTTGCAAATGTCAAGTATATTTTATTCTATTTAAGAACATAATGTTTTATTTTCATTTGTAATATATTTTTAAATAAATTTTTACTCTTAATAATCCTATTATAAAACTTTTATTTTTATAATTTCCTTAGGAACAAAAAAAAGGTGTTGATACTACTATCAACACCTTCCAGATTAATATTAACTCTAACTAATCTCTTGTTGCTACTACATTCATTTTAATAGCTTTTAATTTACATTTATCAAAGCATAATCCACAACCAATACATTTTGCTGGATCTACTTTATGTTTCCCTTTTAATTCTCCTTCAATAGCTCCAACTGGACATACTTTTGCACACATTGTACATCCTACACATTTATCTTCTATTATTTCAGCTTTCTTTATCTCTTTAATTTCGCTTTTAATAGCTCCTGTAGGACATTTTCCTGCACATAATCCACATTGGATACATTTTGCTGGATCTATCTTAGCTAAGTTATTTTCAACTGTGATAGCTCCAACTGGACATGCTTTTGCACACATTCCACAACCGATACAAGCTGTTGAACAAGCTTTTCTAGCAACTGCCCCTTTATCTTTAGAAGAACAAGCAACAGTAACTTTTTTACTTTGAGGTAGCATAGCTATAACTTTCTTAGGACAAGTTTTTTGACATAGTCCACAAGAGATACATTTATCTTCATTAACTTCTGCTATTCCTCTTTCATTAACTTTAATAGCTCCAACTGGACATACTTTTTCACAGTCTCCATGTCCTAGACATGAATACATACATGATTTATCTCCACCAGCATAAAGCATCATAGCTGCACAAGTTTGTAATTCTCCATCAAATTCATATATCTTAGTTGTTTTAGTATTATCCCCTTGACATAATACTTTTGCAACGATTTTTTCATCAGATACTTCTACAGATGCACCCATAATTTCTCCGATTTTAGCTGCTACAGCTCCTCCTCCTGGAGCACAAAGTGACATTGCTGCCCCTTCATTTACGATAGCTGCTGCATATCCAGAACATCCTGGAAATCCACATCCTCCACAGTTTGCACCTGGAAGGACACCCATTATTGCTTCAATCTTAGGATCAACTTCAATCTCGAACTTCATTGAAGCAAATGCTAAGAATAACCCCATAGCAAGCCCTGTTAGTCCTAACACTATAGCAGGCATCATTATTGCTTCCATATTAACCTCCAAAATATTTATATTTGCATTCCACTGAATCCCATAAATGCCATTGCTAGTAATCCTGCTGAAATAAATGCAATAGGAATACCTTTAAATGGTGCTGGGATTGCTGAGTATTCTATTCTTTCTCTAATTCCTGCTAATAATACTAATGCAAGTGAGAATCCAACAGCAACTGAGAATCCATTTACTAAAGTTTCAATAAAATTATATCCTTCTTGAATATTAATAATTGCTACCCCTAGTACAGCACAGTTAGTTGTGATAAGAGGTAAGAATACTCCTAGAGCTTTATATAAACCTGGTGATGTTTTAGCAATAGCCATTTCAACGAATTGAACTAGAGCTGCTATTATCAGGATAAAAGCTATAGTTTGTAGATATCCTAATCCAAACGGATCTAATAAAAAGTGATATACAAGCCAAGTTATTCCAGAAGCAATAGTAATAACAAATGTTACTGCCATTCCCATTCCTAGAGAAGCATCTACTTTTTTAGAAACTCCCATAAATGGACAACATCCTAAGAACTTAGCAAAGATAACGTTATTTATAAAAATTGAACCTATAATAATACTAAAAAGACTTCCGAAACTCACGATTATCCCTCCCTACTTTTTTTCATTTCAAGATAGTTTAGGAATGCTTTGATACAAGCTATTGTAAAGAAAGCTCCTGGAGCTAATATGAATATAAGAGCTGGTGAATAACTAGCTGGTGCTACTCTTATACCAAACACTGTTCCATTTCCTAAGATTTCTCTAATAATTCCTAAAACTGTTAAAGAAAGAGTAAATCCAAGTCCTGATCCAATTCCATCTAAGAAAGATGCAAATACACCATTTTTAGAAGCAAAACTTTCTGCTCTTCCAAGTACGATACAGTTAACAACTATAAGAGGGATAAATAATCCTAATACTTTGTAAAGATCAGGAGTATAAGCCTTCATTACCATTTCAACTATTGTAACTAGTGATGCAATGATCATAATAAATGCTGGGATTCTTACTTGATCTGGAATTAATTTCTTAAATGCAGAAATTAATAGGTTTGAAAAAGCAAGAACTGCTATAACTGCAAGTCCCATTGATAATCCGTTCATAGCTGAACTTGTTACCCCTAGTGTAGGACAAAGTCCTAAGAATAATACAAATATCGGGTTTTCTTTAAAAATTCCAGATACTATTATCTTTCCATAATTAGTTTTCATCTATTTTCTCACCCCGTTTTCATAAGCTGTTAATGTTCTCATTAGACCATCATAAACAGCTTTTGGAGATATTGTTGCTCCTGCGAAAGCATCAACAGATTTATTGAATTCATGAGTTTTATCTTCTCCGATCCAATGATCTTGCCACTCTCTCTCTTGAACTTTAGCTCCTAGTCCTGGAGTTTCTTGACATCCTATGATATCCATTCCAGCTATTTTACCATCTTTTGTTATTCCCATAACCCATTTAATATCTCCACCATATCCTGGTTGAGCTACAGTTGTAACATATCCTACAAGTTCTCCACCTTCATTATATCCTGGTATAAATTCAAGTCCTTCAGTTGTAACAGCTTCATCTTGTTTAAAGCTTTTTGCTACAGATAAAACTTTCATTCTAGCTTGGTTAACTGTTTTTAATTCATTTTCTTGAATTACAGTTTTAGTAAAGTCGTTTACAGCTCCTAAAACTCCTGCTGAAACAGCTGCAATTATTAAAAGAACTGCTCCATAGTGTACAAATCTATTTTTCATTAGACTTCACCTCACCAAATTTTTTAGGCTTAGTATATCTATTGATTAAAGGTACTACTCCGTTCATAATAAGAATTGAGTAAGCAACACCTTCAGGATATCCACCTTTCATTCTAATTAGTGATATTAATAATCCTAGTAATAAAGCAAATATAATTTTTCCTTTTTCTGTATGAGGACTTGTTACCATGTCAGTTGCCATGAAGAAAGCTCCTAAGAATAATCCTCCAGAAAGAATATGCATTACAGGATCTCCACCCATTGCCCAAGTAAGTACAAATACAGTACCAATTATTATTGCAGGAACTTTCCAATCTATTTGTTT
This genomic window from uncultured Fusobacterium sp. contains:
- a CDS encoding AbgT family transporter, which translates into the protein MEEVKKNNSIMKFIKVVERVGNKLPHPFILFGYFILITLVVSYILSKVGFEASYLVEGKAGEGAKTVLVQVVNLLTFSEMREALINLPDIYVTFPALKIVLIMMMAIGFLESTGFFNALMRRYLLNAPKSLITAALVFVGVNASVMSDAGTILSLTIGGVLFASLGRNPKLGIILGFAACSGGFTANIFVAGTDALLAGITEQAMEGMGVDMSISPLCNYYFMAASTVFLTISLTFVTEKFIVKLMPDEKVISNDANLLEEYKLKPEEHRGLRYSFYGLLIFIAVMLVLCLPQGAFFRNEAGEFLPKSPLLSAIVPILFFLFCSIGIGFGIGIGKIKSLKDLPQCLQSGVSKAVPLLVTTLTSALFLHLLNRSNIFKILAIKGSFILKSANVGPLPLLLMVVFITTLINPFMTSGSTKWILLSPMIVPMFTLLNISPAFAQLAFRIGDSATNIISPAQHAIPVILGLMAQYDLERGKKPGESEAGFGTIFSLTLPYSMTILFTMVFMMVVWYFLELPIGPASYLYIK
- a CDS encoding RnfABCDGE type electron transport complex subunit B, which gives rise to MEAIMMPAIVLGLTGLAMGLFLAFASMKFEIEVDPKIEAIMGVLPGANCGGCGFPGCSGYAAAIVNEGAAMSLCAPGGGAVAAKIGEIMGASVEVSDEKIVAKVLCQGDNTKTTKIYEFDGELQTCAAMMLYAGGDKSCMYSCLGHGDCEKVCPVGAIKVNERGIAEVNEDKCISCGLCQKTCPKKVIAMLPQSKKVTVACSSKDKGAVARKACSTACIGCGMCAKACPVGAITVENNLAKIDPAKCIQCGLCAGKCPTGAIKSEIKEIKKAEIIEDKCVGCTMCAKVCPVGAIEGELKGKHKVDPAKCIGCGLCFDKCKLKAIKMNVVATRD
- the rsxA gene encoding electron transport complex subunit RsxA codes for the protein MSFGSLFSIIIGSIFINNVIFAKFLGCCPFMGVSKKVDASLGMGMAVTFVITIASGITWLVYHFLLDPFGLGYLQTIAFILIIAALVQFVEMAIAKTSPGLYKALGVFLPLITTNCAVLGVAIINIQEGYNFIETLVNGFSVAVGFSLALVLLAGIRERIEYSAIPAPFKGIPIAFISAGLLAMAFMGFSGMQI
- the rsxE gene encoding electron transport complex subunit RsxE, with the protein product MKTNYGKIIVSGIFKENPIFVLFLGLCPTLGVTSSAMNGLSMGLAVIAVLAFSNLLISAFKKLIPDQVRIPAFIMIIASLVTIVEMVMKAYTPDLYKVLGLFIPLIVVNCIVLGRAESFASKNGVFASFLDGIGSGLGFTLSLTVLGIIREILGNGTVFGIRVAPASYSPALIFILAPGAFFTIACIKAFLNYLEMKKSREG
- a CDS encoding RnfABCDGE type electron transport complex subunit G, which codes for MKNRFVHYGAVLLIIAAVSAGVLGAVNDFTKTVIQENELKTVNQARMKVLSVAKSFKQDEAVTTEGLEFIPGYNEGGELVGYVTTVAQPGYGGDIKWVMGITKDGKIAGMDIIGCQETPGLGAKVQEREWQDHWIGEDKTHEFNKSVDAFAGATISPKAVYDGLMRTLTAYENGVRK